The Terriglobia bacterium sequence GCCGGATCAACGATGATATTGTTGGCCAGATATCCGGCCCGATCCTTCGAAAACCCGAGTTTCATCAAGAGGTTTGGGATGTCCTTCTGGTAGGCCTCCGCCGTGGGATACTTGCGGGCCACGATCTCGTCCAGCTGGGCCTCCGTGTAAGCGCCCCGAGGCCGGAAACCGTTGTACCAGATGTCGAAGGGTTCCAGCGGCCTGCCGAGCCGGGACTCGATCAGTTTTGCCACCTGAGCCACAAGCGGTGACGAAACCACCTGCTCCAGCATGGCTTTCACGCGGGGCTCGGGGATTTCCCGGTTTTCGTCGAAGCGCCGTGCAATCAGGGTAGGCGCGGTCGGCGAATACGGATCGACTTTACGGGAGGCCTGAAACGTCAGCAGCAGCTTGGCATAGCGAGTGTCGGGTTCGGGTATGCTGGAGGGGACGCCCGATCCGATCCGTGATTTCTCATCCGCCGGTGTCACCACATTCGAGGAAGGATTCCAGTCCACGTGGGGATTATTGACGACGCTTTCCGGGATTGTCTGCGTCACGATCCGTTCCATGACCTGTTGAATCATCCTTTGCCTGGCAAGGCCCGATTTCGCATCGCTGTAATCGGCCTTGATTTCGTCGCGCAGATTCCAATGAGAGAGCAGGCGCAGGTCGGCCGGAAAGAGGCGCGGGCCGCCACCCTCGACAACATGCCCCATCCAGATGTTGTATTCGGAAACGTAGCGGGCGGCTTCTGCTTCCGCTTGCGCCAGGGCCAGATTCACCTCGGCGGGAACCCGCTTTGAAAATCTCTGGGCAAGCCGTGCCTCCGCCCATTCGCGCCGCGACCAGTGTTCGCCTTCGCGGAGGCGCTGGTCGAGCGTCGTCAACGGGAAATTGAGCAGGATGGTAAAGGGGAGCTTGTTCTGAAAAAAATCATCGGTCAGGTGGGCCGAGGGATCGTAGCCTCCAAAGACCTGATCGAAGGGATAGAGCGTCCCGATGTCCAGATCGATGGGGGTCCGAAACTCGCGGTTGATCTCGTGCATGTGTCCGTCGAGTTGCTCCAGGTTATGTTCGAAGCGATTGAACATAGCGTCGCGAGTGGCTGCATCGGCCGCAAAATTTGACCGCACAAAATCCTCGAACGCGGCCGCGTCACCGTCCCCGGCGCGCCAGAAATCAGACACCTGTTGCAGGCCACGTAGAAGCCTCGCCCGCTCTCCCTCTCCATATTTTGCAGTCAGTTCTTTCTCGAGCTTTGAAACGGAATTCTTCATCCAGGGCTCCTGTCGGGTGAGCGGGTCGGTGGTTGCGCTTGTTGGATCTTCAATGGATCGATCCCGGGAGTTTAGAGACAAGGGTGATGCGATGAGTAGCAGAATGGCTGCACCTAGAATGAAACCTGTTTGAGCACGCATAGTGAAATCCCCAATGGCAAATGAATGCATTCTGTAAAGGTCGTGACCGTGGGTCATGAGAAGATATCCCGCGATGGGGCCACCGCTCTCATTCTTTCCGGATCAGAGCCAGAAGGTTGGCCCTCCTTCCTTCGAGCACTTCTCCACCGAGTACTGCCTCGATGGAAGGCCCCATGCTCGGGAGGAGTAGAGCCGACCTATTCTAAAGGTTTCCCATTGCAAAATGCCAACTTTTAGGCTGAGAATGGTTTTGATTACTCCTTCTTTACTGAATTGATAAAACCCATTCCTGGAGGCGTTGCTTGAACACACTGGTCATGAAATTCGGCGGGACCTCAGTCGGTAATGCCGACGCGATACGCCATGTCGGCCGCATCGTTCGCGGCGTGCAGGCCGATTGGCCGCGGGTGGTCGTCGTTGTTTCGGCCATGAGCAAGGTCACCGACATGCTCCTCAAGGGCGCGCACACGGCGGCGGAAGGCGATGGAGAGACGTTTAAGGCACTGGCTGGAGAGTTGCGCGGAAGACATTATGACACACTCAATCACCTGGCGAAGGATCTGAGATCTCCGGTCCGCTGGGACGAGGTTCGCGTGTGGATCGATTCTCTCGTCGAGGAATTCGAAACCCTCTGCCATGCCGTCTATGTCCTGGGAGAGGCCTCCGCCCGGGCGCTCGATGCGATCTCCTCGCTGGGGGAGCGGATGAGCATTCATCTGGTGGCGTCCTATTTGCGGGAGGCGGGGATCCCTGCCGAACCGATCGAAGCGACCGAGCTCATCATGACGGACACGAATTTCCAATCCGCAAACCCGATCTCCGAACTTACGCGATCACGCACTCAGGCCAGGTTGTTCCCGCTCCTTGAAAGAGGCGTTGTCCCCGTGGTGACGGGTTTCATCGGGGCGACGGCGCAAGGTGTCGTCACCACGCTCGGGCGCGGCGGAAGCGATTTCAGCGCGGCGTTGCTGGGGGTGGCGCTCGATGCCCGTGAGGTCTGGATCTGGACGGATGTCGACGGGGTGATGACCGCCGATCCGCGGATCGTTTCAGCCGCGCGAACATTGCCTGAAATCACTTTCCGGGAGATCTCCGAGTTGGCGTACTATGGCGCCAAGGTACTGCACCCCAAGACGATCCGTCCGGTAATCGAACGCGACATCGCCCTGTGGGTGAAAAACACCTTCAACCCCTCGAGCGCCGGCACTCGCGTCGTCTCCGACGAGACGGCGCCGCATGGCACCATCCGGGCGGTGACGGCGATCCGGGGACAGACGATGCTGACCGTCGAAGGGCGCGGCATGCTCGGCGTGCCTGGCGTGGCCGCACGCACTTTCAGTGCCGTCGCCCGCACCCACACCAGTGTTTCCCTCATCACGCAGGCGTCCTCAGAACAAAGCATCTGCTTTATCGTCCCTTCGCCCGCCGCCTCCCTCGTCATGGATGCTCTCAAGGACGAATTTCGCCGCGAGCTGGAGCAGCAGAATATTGACCGGATCTGGGCGATGGAAAACGTGGTCATCATCACGGTGGTCGGGGCGGGGATGCGGCACACCCCGGGCATTGCGGGTCAGATTTTTAGTTCGCTGGGGAAAGATCGGATCAACGTCGTGGCCATTGCGCAAGGATCCTCGGAATGCAGCGTCAGTATGATTGTTGACACTGAGGATGCTGAGAAAGCGGTCCGGGAGATTCACAAGCTGATCGAGATGCGGGAAGCCTGAAATGGGGGCTTGATCCACCGCTGAGACGCGGAACGGAAGAGGGATACGAATCAGCAGGTGTTCCTTCGGCGTTTGCTGCGCCTTGTCGGTCAGGCTATGGTTCTAACTTCTTCATCAGCTCAAGCACTGCCGCCGTCATGGCCTTGACCCCGGTCCGAATGGTGGGCTCGGGTAGAGGCGCAAACAGGCTGGAGTGGAGGGAGGGGAGCGGCGTGCCCGTCCGCCTGCTCTGGGCGACTCTCTCAGGATCAACGGCTCCCAGCGTAAACATGCAGGTGGGAATCTGACGCCCTTCCAGCCCGAAGCGTCCGAAATCCTCACTGGCCATGATGGGAGCCAGCTTCACCACGTTCTCCGAACCCAGAACCTTTCTGAACGTCTCCGCCAGCCGCTCCGTCAAGGCAGGATCGTTGTACGTCGCCGGCGTTACCTCGGTATCGCTGACCATCACCTCGGGGGCCCGGTCTTCGGGGATTCCCGCCGCGGCCGCGATCCCCTTGGTGATGCGTCGGAGGGAAGCCAGAATGTGTTGACGGACCTCTTCCTTGTAGGTACGGACGGTCAACTGCAGGCGGACTTCATCGGGAATGATGTTGTGCTTTGTCCCCCCATGGA is a genomic window containing:
- a CDS encoding aspartate kinase, with the translated sequence MKFGGTSVGNADAIRHVGRIVRGVQADWPRVVVVVSAMSKVTDMLLKGAHTAAEGDGETFKALAGELRGRHYDTLNHLAKDLRSPVRWDEVRVWIDSLVEEFETLCHAVYVLGEASARALDAISSLGERMSIHLVASYLREAGIPAEPIEATELIMTDTNFQSANPISELTRSRTQARLFPLLERGVVPVVTGFIGATAQGVVTTLGRGGSDFSAALLGVALDAREVWIWTDVDGVMTADPRIVSAARTLPEITFREISELAYYGAKVLHPKTIRPVIERDIALWVKNTFNPSSAGTRVVSDETAPHGTIRAVTAIRGQTMLTVEGRGMLGVPGVAARTFSAVARTHTSVSLITQASSEQSICFIVPSPAASLVMDALKDEFRRELEQQNIDRIWAMENVVIITVVGAGMRHTPGIAGQIFSSLGKDRINVVAIAQGSSECSVSMIVDTEDAEKAVREIHKLIEMREA